A single region of the Brassica rapa cultivar Chiifu-401-42 chromosome A03, CAAS_Brap_v3.01, whole genome shotgun sequence genome encodes:
- the LOC103859592 gene encoding probable leucine-rich repeat receptor-like serine/threonine-protein kinase At3g14840 yields the protein MSLNRLIFPFFILVSLILSGFASSQTLPKEEVDALRAVATALKKSNWNFNVDPCDLTSSEGGWRNLNATSKQFADTVTCNCSSTVCHVTSIVLKAQSLQGSLPKEFAGLPFLQEIDLSRNYLNGSIPPEWGTLPLVNISLLANRISGPIPKEIGNITTLKTLVLESNQISGNLPPELGNLQNIDKILLGTNYLTGDIPSTFSKLTTLIDFRISDNQFTGTIPDFIKNWTKLFKLAIQASGLVGPIPSTIGTLVKLTDLRISDLNGPGSPFPPIQNMTSLKTLILRNSNLTGELPAYLGSITTLKLLDLSFNKLSGPIPATYSNLWNVDNIYFTSNMLNGEVPRWAVDKGNNIDLTYNNFSKDRTTKECSLRNANMFSSTTTSPLAANNYSNVACLSYYICPKTFYGLHINCGGDELTVNGTMYDSDTWEKPFHDGSRTGWVSSNTGNFLDDERDLKVTTLWTNTSELKTAEPSLYTQARLSAISLTYLALCLGNGSYTVKLHFAETMFGNNETYSSLGRRFFDIYVQGKLVVKDFDIVSEAKGAGRVVVKSFQVMITNGMLEIRLFWAGKGTQAIPVRGSYGVLISAVSVDPNFNVSGTSIGIIVGAAVASLVFLVLLIVGILWCRGCFRPKSQMEKDFKNLDFQISSFSLKQIKDATDNFYPANKIGEGGFGPVHKGKLPNGTLIAVKQLSSKSNQGNREFLNEIGMISALEHPHLVKLYGCCVEGGQLLLIYEYLVNNSLARALFGPLETQIRLDWPIRQKICVGIARGLAYLHEESRLKIVHRDIKATNVLLDKELNPKISDFGLAKLDEQEDTHMSTRVAGTYGYMAPEYAMRGHLTDKADVYSFGVVALEIVHGRGNTSARSKAETFYLLDWVHVLREQNKLMEVVDPRLGTDYNREEAMKMIQIGILCTSLVPSDRPSMSTVVSMLEGHSTVDVEELLENSFSRGNEKDEESVRAMKRHFAMIGGQEMTNVTKHTTNNDGPFTSSSSSSANAGDLYPVKLDSAYWNSRV from the exons ATGTCGTTGAACCGACTTATCTTCCCTTTCTTCATCCTCGTCTCTCTCATCCTCTCCGGCTTCGCGTCCTCTCAGACATTACCCAAAGAAGAAG TGGATGCTTTAAGAGCCGTAGCGACGGCTTTAAAGAAGAGTAACTGGAATTTCAATGTCGATCCATGCGACCTCACCTCATCTGAAGGTGGTTGGAGAAATCTTAACGCCACCAGCAAACAATTTGCAGACACCGTTACTTGTAACTGCTCCTCCACCGTTTGCCATGTCACAAGCAT AGTTCTCAAGGCACAAAGCCTCCAAGGATCTCTTCCTAAAGAGTTTGCAGGACTTCCTTTTCTGCAAGAGAT TGATCTGTCTAGAAACTATCTCAACGGTTCCATTCCTCCCGAATGGGGAACCCTGCCACTTGTAAACAT CTCACTGCTTGCAAACCGGATAAGCGGTCCAATACCGAAAGAGATTGGAAACATTACAACCCTTAAGACCCT TGTCTTGGAATCTAATCAGATCTCAGGGAACTTACCTCCAGAGCTCGGGAATCTACAAAACATTGATAAAAT CCTTCTTGGCACGAACTACTTGACTGGAGACATCCCAAGTACATTTTCCAAACTTACTACGTTGATTGATTT CCGTATAAGTGACAACCAGTTTACCGGAACTATACCAGATTTCATCAAGAACTGGACAAAACTTTTTAAACT GGCTATTCAAGCAAGTGGTTTAGTTGGACCGATTCCTAGTACCATTGGTACTCTTGTGAAATTAACAGACTT GAGAATCAGTGACTTGAATGGACCTGGTTCTCCATTTCCACCAATACAAAACATGACATCGCTGAAGACATT GATTCTTAGGAACTCCAATCTTACAGGAGAATTACCTGCTTATCTTGGATCAATCACAACGTTAAAGCTCTT AGATCTTAGCTTTAACAAACTCAGTGGACCAATCCCAGCAACATATAGCAATCTTTGGAATGTAGATAACAT ATATTTTACAAGTAACATGTTGAATGGGGAAGTACCAAGGTGGGCGGTAGACAAAGGAAACAATAT TGATCTTACTTACAATAACTTCTCCAAAGATCGAACAACTAAAGAATGTTCGCTGCGTAATGC gAATATGTTTTCAAGCACAACCACAAGCCCTTTAGCGGCAAATAACTA CTCAAACGTTGCTTGTCTGAGTTACTACATATGTCCTAAGA CATTTTATGGCCTTCATATAAACTGTGGTGGTGATGAACTAACAGTCAACGGGACTATGTATGATTCGGATACATGGGAGAAACCATTCCATGACGGTAGTCGAACCGGTTGGGTTTCTAGCAACACCGGGAACTTCTTGGACGATGAACGGGATCTCAAAGTAACAACCTTATGGACAAATACATCAGAGCTTAAGACAGCAGAGCCTAGTCTTTACACACAGGCCCGTCTCTCGGCCATTTCCCTCACTTACTTGGCATTGTGTCTTGGAAACGGAAGCTATACAGTTAAACTTCATTTCGCTGAAACTATGTTCGGTAACAATGAAACCTATAGCAGTTTGGGGAGACGATTCTTTGACATATATGTTCAG GGTAAACTTGTGGTTAAGGATTTTGATATTGTGAGTGAGGCAAAAGGTGCTGGAAGAGTTGTGGTTAAGAGTTTTCAAGTTATGATTACAAATGGGATGTTGGAAATAAGATTGTTTTGGGCTGGTAAAGGAACTCAAGCTATTCCTGTAAGAGGTTCATATGGCGTTCTCATATCAGCTGTATCGGTAGATCCAA ATTTCAATGTTAGTGGAACCTCTATTGGCATAATAGTTGGTGCTGCAGTGGCTTCGTTGGTGTTTCTTGTGCTTCTAATCGTTGGTATTTTATGGTGTAGAGGTTGCTTTAGACCCAAGAGTCAGATGGAGAAAG ATTTCAAGAACTTGGATTTCCAGATTAGTTCCTTCTCCTTGAAGCAAATCAAAGATGCTACAGACAACTTTTATCCAGCAAATAAGATAGGAGAAGGTGGCTTTGGTCCTGTACACAAG GGAAAGCTACCTAATGGAACTTTAATCGCGGTGAAGCAGCTGTCGTCTAAATCAAACCAAGGGAACAGAGAGTTCTTGAACGAGATTGGTATGATCTCTGCTCTAGAGCATCCACATCTGGTTAAACTATACGGATGCTGCGTGGAAGGTGGCCAGCTCTTGCTAATCTACGAGTACTTAGTAAACAACAGTCTCGCTAGAGCACTTTTCGGTCCTCTAGAGACTCAAATACGACTAGACTGGCCGATAAGGCAGAAGATCTGCGTCGGAATAGCAAGAGGATTAGCTTACCTCCACGAGGAATCAAGACTCAAGATTGTACACAGAGACATCAAAGCTACTAATGTCTTGCTGGACAAGGAACTAAACCCGAAGATTTCGGATTTCGGTCTTGCTAAGCTTGATGAACAAGAAGACACACACATGAGCACACGAGTCGCAGGAACATA TGGATACATGGCTCCAGAGTATGCGATGAGAGGTCATTTGACAGATAAAGCAGACGTCTACAGCTTTGGCGTCGTGGCTCTAGAGATCGTTCATGGAAGAGGCAACACGAGCGCACGTTCCAAAGCCGAGACCTTCTACCTTCTTGACTGG GTACACGTTCTAAGGGAGCAAAACAAGCTGATGGAAGTAGTAGACCCGAGGCTTGGAACAGACTACAACAGAGAAGAAGCAATGAAGATGATCCAGATTGGTATCCTCTGCACCAGTCTAGTTCCGTCGGACAGACCGTCGATGTCGACGGTGGTGAGCATGCTCGAAGGACACTCCACGGTGGATGTTGAGGAGCTTCTTGAAAATTCGTTCAGTAGGGGAAATGAGAAAGACGAAGAGAGTGTGAGGGCGATGAAGAGGCATTTCGCGATGATAGGTGGACAGGAGATGACGAATGTGACGAAGCATACTACAAACAACGACGGACCATTCACTTCGTCGTCTTCGTCCTCGGCCAACGCCGGTGATCTTTACCCTGTTAAGCTTGACTCTGCTTACTGGAACTCTAGAGTTTGA